From the Deinococcus aetherius genome, the window GGAGGAGACGTTCGGCCCGGTCGCGCCGGTCGTGGTCTTCGACACGGAGGAGGAGGGGCTGCGGCTGGCGAACGACTCGGAGTACGGGCTGGCCGCCTACGCCTACACCCGCGACCTCTCCCGCGCCTGGCGGGTGGCCGAGGCGCTGGAATACGGCATCGTCGGCATCAACGACGGGGTGCCGAGTGCGGCGAGCCCGCACGTCCCCTTCGGCGGGATGAAAAACAGCGGCGTGGGCCGCGAGGGCGGGCACTGGGGGCTGGAGGAGTACCTGGAGACGAAGTTCATCAGCATGGGGATTTGAGAGCGTCCCCGCAGGCCCTGCGTGAGGTGGGCGCGGGGCCTTCCTGCGGATGCCCGGGCTCAGCCCGCGACAGGGAAGGGGCGCGGCTCAACCAACGCTGTTCTGCCGGGTGCGGCGAGGCGTTCCTACCCGGTGCATGACACCCTTCGCCGCACTGAGGGTGACCATATCTCCTTTCGATCTCCTTTCGATCTCCTTTCGTCGACCGCCCGAACACCGCCGTTCCCTTCACGGAGTGTGCTGAGCTACAGGTTCAAGGAACCCGCAATTCACGCCCGCCTTCCCGGGTTGGCGCCTCCGGTACCGTCGGGCCATGAACGAGACCGTCGCGCTGTGGAACTGGATCGGGTTTGGGGGAATGCTGATCGGTGCGCTCCTGTTCTTTCCGCACACGCGCCGCCCCGTGAGCGAGTACGCGCGGCAGTCGTACCTCGGCCTGTTCCTCGTGCCCCTGATCGCGATGCTGCTGTACCTGATGCTCGCGCTGGGGCAGGGGCGCACGGAGGTCGAGGGGCGCACCGTGTCGTGGATTCGGTACGTCACGTGGATCCTCACGACGCCGCTGCTCCTCAACCAGCTCGCGCGCCTCGTGCGGGCGCCGGGCAGTTTCGTCGCGGCGCTGCTCGTGTCCAACACCCTGATGATCGGCACGGGGGCGCTGGCCGACCTGTCCCCCACTCCCCAGCGGTACGTGTGGTACGGCGTGAGCTGCGCGGCCTTCGTCGCCGTGTTCTTTCTGCTGTACTCCGACTTCACGCGCCGGGCCGGGCAGCACGGCGGCGAGGTCGAGCGGACCTTCCGGCGCCTGCGGGACGTGAACTTCATCCTGTGGCTTGGTTACCCGGTCGTGTGGATTCTGGGCACGTCCGGCGTGCGCGTGCTCGACTCGGGCCTTCAGGCGGCGCTGTACACGCTGCTCGACCTCGCCGCGAAGGTCGGCTTCGGTCTGCTGGTGCTGTCCGGCCGCGACCTCCTGGAGCGTGTCGGAACGGTCGCCACGCAGAACATGGAGTCGGGCCGCCTCGCCTCGTCGGGGGGCGGCAGCGCGTAGAAGGGTCGCCGCCCGGGGGAGGCCCTCGACCCGGAGGTTCCTCCAACCCTCCCCGAGACGCGCTGCCCCGCCGGGAAGTCTCTAGGATGTCGGCGTGACGACGACGTGGCGGGCCCATCGCCGGGTGCTGGGCGTGAGCGGCGACGTGGAGGTGCTCGCCTGCGGACACCGGGTCCCCAGGTACGAGGGGAGCGAGGGGTTCGCCCGCCTGACGGAGCGGGGGTGGCCCGCCTTCCCCCGGCTGAGGGTCTGCCCGGAGTGCCCCGCCGAGGAGACGGTGATCCCGGCGGCCTTCGCGGAGGTGCCCGCTCCCCCGGAGGCCGCCCTGTGGTGGGCGCGGCTGGGCCTGCC encodes:
- a CDS encoding bacteriorhodopsin, with protein sequence MNETVALWNWIGFGGMLIGALLFFPHTRRPVSEYARQSYLGLFLVPLIAMLLYLMLALGQGRTEVEGRTVSWIRYVTWILTTPLLLNQLARLVRAPGSFVAALLVSNTLMIGTGALADLSPTPQRYVWYGVSCAAFVAVFFLLYSDFTRRAGQHGGEVERTFRRLRDVNFILWLGYPVVWILGTSGVRVLDSGLQAALYTLLDLAAKVGFGLLVLSGRDLLERVGTVATQNMESGRLASSGGGSA